DNA sequence from the Neomonachus schauinslandi chromosome 16, ASM220157v2, whole genome shotgun sequence genome:
tgcACTAGAGTGATACATTTATTACAGTGAACCTACATTAACACATCATTATTTcccaaagtctgtagtttacattaaggttcactcttggtcTTATATATTCAGTGGATTCtcacaaatatataatgatatatccGCCATTATAGTATTATatggaatagtttcactgctctaaaaatcctctgtgctacACCTATTCATCCCttgtcccttccttttttttttttttttttaaactatctccatagttttgccttcccagaatatcatatagttggaatcatacagcctTTTCTGATTGGCTTCTTATCCTAacctgttttggggtttttttttttttttaagatttatttatttattttaggggagggaggagtagggggagtgggagagagagaatctcaagccaactccccactgagcatggagcccaatgtagggctcagtcccacgaccctgagatcatgacctgagctgaaatcaagggtcagatacttaactgactgagccacccaggcaccccaacctgtTTTTTAGTCATCTGTTCTTATATATGTTGTCTCTTGTGTcaatcaaatacattttaatagttCATTTTCATTCATGTATTGATTTTTTACTTATATCTATTTCCATGCCCAGGTTTTTCATTACTTCTTTGAACACATTAAAAATAGCTGCTTTGAAGCCTTTTTTTGGCAAAATCCAACATTGGGGCCCACTAGGGATTAGTTTCTCTGGCTTTTTCTGAATATGGGTCATACCCCttcctcttgttttgttttgtttgtgtgtttagtAATTTTTGCTAGAAACCTGAATATCATGAATAATACAGTAAtttcattctgtcttttttttctgaggattattggtttttttttaagcaggcaaCTAATTTGCTTGAAATCGAACTTTAAAACTGCCCCCACCCTCAAGTGTAAAGCAGCTGATATATCAGTTCAGTTCTTTCAGCTTCCACCTGCTGCTTTTTGACCCTAGCCCCCTTAGGGGAGGGGAGGTCAGTTCTTTTTGTGTTCACGTACTTTAGCTCTTTATTAAGGAATTGGTGTTTACACTTATATTTTAGGGCTTACTTTCTGTAGGGCTCTTTCTTCCAGTGTTCACCCCCTATATTTCCTGCTGCTCTGTGAGCTGCAATTTTCTGACACCTCCATCCAGTAaggcttcagttttcttctgcttGAGCTATGAGCAGGTTATGTAAtgctgttaataaaaaaaatgcagaaatctCAGAATCTCACTAGGTGTAGGTGCACTTCTATTTTTCAGAACTCTTTTCTGGTATCTTGCTAAGTCCTCTGTGATGTCTCCAACAATTGCTTAGTTTAACTACCAACCTGGAGTTCTGGCAGCGTTTATACTCTGATtttggttcttatcctttctgtAGTTCTCTCACTTCAGTAATTtatttccaggggtgcctggctgactcaattGGTCAAGCatcccttgatctcagctcaggtgttgatctcacgGTCATAAGTtcaaggcccgcattgggctcaacactgcatggagcctactttaaaaaaagaaagagagaaagaaagagaaggaaggaaggaagggaaaagaaaagaaaaagagagggagagagagagagaaagaaaagaaagaatgaatgaatgaatttatttctaaatctcCAGCTTATCTGCCAGTTCTAAATTCTGCCTCAGGAGCTGTAGGGTTTCTGCTACcttcatgcaaaaaaaaagccatgaactGAACAGTTCTTACCCATTGCAGTTGCTGTCCATTAAGAATAAATTCTTCAGTTTTTGCTTGCTTTGATTATTTTCCAGTGCCATctgtcatttattatatattatgttcaGAAATATATGTTAATTCTAAATAATGATTATCTGAGGGATCGTTTTCATGACCAATTCACTGTATTAGTTTGGGATGCCAGTTGTTCCTATGCATTCTAAAACCATATTCTTCCCACATAACATAATCTTGACAGGGAAAAATTTTACTTCCTCAGTTGTGCTCCCCTTGTAATATACTGCATCTTGTATATTCTTTTGTTGTAGTACCTGTAACACCTTCTAGCAGGTTTGTGTTTATACATACCTTATTAAAGGTGTGTGTTCCTTGCTTTGAGGCTATGTAGGGACCATGCTTTGTATGTCTTGGCATTCCAGTAAACGAATGCAGTTTTGGGGTACAAAGCGACTTCAcgtaaatatttttagaattaattattaaataaattcagtGCCAGTTACTTCTGCCTTCACTTTTGTTTATCTTACCATGTAAATCACAAGACAAAAATGATTGGCTTTCTTTATATTCATATGAATGCCCCAAAGGAGCAGGATCAAAAGTAGTCCACAATATCTAGTCAGCTTACTCTGATCATAGTCCCAATCCATTGCAGTCATCAGTGTCATTCAAAGATGTGACTGTGGACTTCACTCGGGAGGAGTGGCAGCACCTGGATCCTGCTCAGAAGACTCTCTACATGGATGTGATGTTGGAAAACTATTGCCATCTCATCTCTGTGGGTAAGAAAAACTCTCTTTGAAAATTCCAGTAGTATACATTTCCTTTCAAAGTGCCTGAATTATGCCCTGAATTTCAGGCTTAAGAGGTGATGAATTATTTGTCAACAGAGAGGATAATTGTGTCTTACCCAGAACAAGATGTTAAGTTTTCTCTTACATGAAGAAGTATCTTAATTTGCATTGAAAATGTACTGTactaatttttcaaatgtattgagGCCTAAGCAACTTAatccaaatttttctttatcaGGGTGTCACATGACCAAACCTGATGTGATCCTCAAGTTGGAACGAGGAGAAGAGCCATGGACATCATTTACAGGTCATGCCTGCTTAGGTGAGTTTCTGACTCTTCAGGTGGATAAAGTCTAGtggagaataaattttaaaatggtcatGTGGTGGGTGGcacctttgaaatattttgtctttttaaaggctcctaaatttttaaatgatcatcaTGCCTgcaaaatttaaacttttaaatatcaCTTTCCCAATATAATATTCTTTTCTAGTTTGCTTGATGTTATCAAGGATAGTTGCCACTCAATCAAAATGTACTATAAGCCTTCCTTTAgatcttttttcttgatttgtgtctttttctagGCTCAGTCCTTTATCTTCTTGCcgttgtatatatttcttttaggcattcttaaatctatttttaaagaagagaatattcttggttaatgtttttcttctcactgctttccattttttttctttttctttttattacctcAGATTTGTTTTCTGTGCTAAGTCTAATAAGCTCCCCTTCTCACCACAAATCTAGCTGTTGGTTTTAAAACTCACTTGCCTTGGCTAGATTGATAATTCCACAGTTATCATTTTCTTCCAGTAAACTTTTGTGGTTCATTTTATATGGCTGATCATCACACCTGAAGTCAACCCTTGGTGTGAGTAAAACATTACTTATTCTTATCCTGATTCCCTTAGTGATTATTTCCaacttgttctgttttcttcattactGGCCATATTGCCTGGAACAatacctggcatgtaatagtcactgatacatatatttttaaatgtatattgttttacTAGACTCTCAgtcttatttctctgatttgaCCTCAAGGGATCTGCCTTTAAATTATAGTAATCTCATCCATTCTGAGGACTGAAGCTCTTTGTTTTATGTAGATGTCTCTAACACCGACATACTCAGCACATTTCTCCCACCTTCACTGTAGTACTTCAGGAGTTCTGAACTCTGATGTTTCATCTATTTTGTGACATTATGTTGAAATGAAAATCATGAAATTGCCTAGCTTTTAAATTCTTCCTCATTAtctatttccaaattattttatttctaccatGACACCAGCTTTTTCTGTCTCTATCACCATCTCTTGTGGATCTCTTCACAATTTGTATTATGTTTATCAGCCTGTGAGATATATTTACTTACATCttcccatattttcatttttcactgatGTCATACAAAATGATGTTACCTTATTTCATGTCTTGACTATAATAATTACATCTTGGCTTTCCTCTAATTTTGTCTTAACTCTTTCAATTTATTGTTCCCTATTATTATATGAAATTGAAATTCTTGATTCAAGGACTACTAAAATAAGTCTTCATTTGgtcttttcagctttatttttctccctgtgGAAAACTTGGTAATTTCCACTTGATCTAGTCTCCTCAATGTTCTTCACACATCTATGATTTGTGAAGATGTATGTACTTTTCATTGTGTTGTGTTCTCCCTTTCATATACTATATATCTTTTAAGTTAagtcttgagattttttttctccataaattgTTCCTTAACTACTCCACATTCTTTTTCTGAATTCCCATGCTACCTACTAACTAAAACACAACTCTTGGATATGGTTATATAATTTGATACCTGATTATACATGGTTTATATTTAAGGATTTTTTCCTTAAGAGGATAAGATCCTCTGTTCGAATCTTTTTTGCTGTAGTGTATAATATGTTAAGGACTCAGTAGTTGCTTCATTAACTGTGGAGCTATACAGAGGaggtatgttttcttctattcagAAAGCTCATACTGGTAATTCCTTTCAGATACCTGCTCAGGCCATCACTGTATAGATTCTGATTGAAATGGTTGAATTCTGCCAAGCACTATCTATCTAGGTAGGATACACAGTGTTAATGTACACTCAGAAGAGTTCAAAGGAGATAaccaataaagtatttttttctatgaaaaaggATTActatcaaaatctgcatttttcatgaaatatttatgacTTGATTAAGCTTGTAAAaagatttgttaaaaagactttcCTAGACTATAACCATTTTCAAGTTATAAAGAAATAGTGCTTAAAGTGGTGGGGGGAAATAAGTGAAGGAATTTTCATATCATCgaatgatagcatttttttttaattacctaaaTATGAGCAGAAATAAGACTGGAAGGCAAGCCAAATGATTAAAAGAACATGAGCAAAGCATGTGATTAAGTGAGATATTTATAAGGCAATAAATATGAGGCCTTCTGTTGTTATGTGTGAGATTTGTCAGATACGTGGACAACGCTGAAAGCTTGTTTGAGTATAAAAAGTGAATCTAGGTGATTTAAAGTCTTGTTTACAGAGGTTCCTTTTATGTTCGTGTTGAGGGTaatggactgaaggaaaaaaacctaggTTTAACATTGTTCTATTGGATGTGGATGATTCCAGAGTAACAGAAGTCAAATATAGCTAcaaaattataagagaaatgaAGGTTAAAGTTAATGATTTAGAATGAGAATGAACAATCTAATCTTGTCCAGCATATGGAAAACTGAGttaagaaaagttattttattgGGGAAAGACTTGCAGCAGTCTTTAAACATGAAAAAGTAAGTCTACAAAGAGGAATAGTTATAATTGATGGTCATGAGATTTTTGTTATTGAACCATCCTAGAAGGATAGATAATAGCAATATGAATATGCCAGTAAATGTACCCCCAGTTTTATAATTCCTGTGGAAGTATTTTCTTAGCTCTTTTCTCACAAGAGAAAATGATTCCCAGCTATATGGGGGATTAGAGCCTAGGCTATAAGATTgtctttcggggcgcctgggtggctcagttgttaagcatttgcctttggctcaggtcatgatcccaggatcctgggattgagccccgcatagggctccctgccccctctctcacccccccccttgtgttccctctctcactgtctctttctctgtcaaataaataaataaaatcttaaaaaaaaaaaaaaaaaaagattgtctttctaggggctcctgggtggctcagttggttgacagtccaactcttgattttggctccagtcatgatctcaaggtcctgagatgaagccccacatcaggctctgcactcactggagagtctgcttcctcaggagtctgcttctctccctctccccccacttgcatgtgtactctttctctctaaaatgtatctttttagaAAAAGTGTCTCTCTAAACACTAGGAAATTGATACTTGGAAGATTAATTAGCCATTGATAGCTACATGGATAGGGGTGGTGGAACAACTGGAAGTGTTTTGCCTCACAATCTAGGgatgaatgtataaaaatacagGCTCTGATCTGTGTTCTCCAAAAGTAATCCTTCCTCTAGTATTTTTCTTGAACAAGCTTTTCTACTAATTTTTCTTGTCCATCCTACTTAAAGTTTATTGTCTTTGAAAGGTTCACTTCATTGCTTCTGAATCCACCTATCCAAGCATCAGTCTCTCACCATTCTTTGTCTTCTCCTCACTGCTTGGTGTATTTGTTTCACTTTCTGTATGAAGTTCTGGTACAAAGTGCAGAAGTTGCTAATGTACattgcttaattttttatttttttccacactgAGGCAGGGTTTTTATTTAGGTTTTGTGTCTTTTCCCAGGCAGGGAGTAATTTGTCCTGGGTCTTTCTTGATCTCATATGCTAGATACTAGTACAACTTCTTTCCATAGCAAATATGTGAAGATTCACAAATTgttattaattatattcttttgTAGAAGAAAATTGGAAAGAGGAAGACTTTTTAGTGAAATTCAAGGAACACCAAGATAAGTTTTCTAGATCAGTTGTATTCATCAACCACAAAAAACTGATTAAGGAAAACAGTAATGCGTATGAAAAGACATTTACTTTAAGCAAAAACCCTATTAATTCAAAAAATCTACCTCCTCAATATGACACTCAtggaaagattttgaaaaatgtttcagAATTAATCATCAGTAATCTAAGTCCTGCAAGAAAAAGACTTAGTGAGTATAATGGATATGGGAAATCACTCCTCAGTGCTAAAGTGGAGACAGCTCAACCTGGAGTCAAATCCCATAATCAACGTGGCAGGGCTGTCAGTCATAATGAAGTACTTATGCAATATCATAAGGTAGAAACTCCAGCACAGTCATTTGGATATAATGACTGTGAGAAAGCCTTCCTTAAAAAGGGAGGCTTAATTACACATAATAGAGCTCACAGAAGGGAAAACCCATCTGAGTATAATAAAAGGAGAAGAGCAACcaatattgaaaaaaaacatacatgcaCTGAATGTGGGAAGTCCTTCTGCAGAAAATCAGTATTGATTCTGCATCAGGGAATTCACACAGAGGAAAAACCCTATCAGTGTCATCAATGTGGAAATTCATTTAGAAGGAAGTCCTATCTCATTGAtcatcagagaactcacacaggagagaaaccctttGTTTGTAATGAATGTGGAAAGTCCTTCCGCCTAAAGACAGCCCTCACTGATCATCAGAGAACACATACAGGGGAGAAATCATATGAATGTCCACAGTGTAGGAATGCCTTCAGATTGAAGTCACACCTCATTCGTCATcagagaactcatacaggagagaaaccgTATGAGTGTAATGACTGTGGGAAGTCCTTCCGCCAGAAGACAACACTCTCTttacatcagagaattcatacaggagagaaaccctatatttgtaaagaatgtgggaagtCCTTTCATCAGAAGGCAAACCTTACTGTACATCAGAGAACTCATACAGGGGAAAAGCCCTATATttgtaatgaatgtggaaaatcTTTCTCCCAGAAGACAACCCTTGCTCTTCATGAGAAGACTCATAATGAGGAGAAACCCTATAtttgtaatgaatgtgggaagtcCTTCCGCCAGAAGACAACCCTTGTGGCACATCAGAGAACACATACAGGGGAAAAATCCTATGAATGTCCTCACTGTGGGAAGGCCTTTAGGATGAAGTCATACCTCATTGATCATCACagaactcacacaggagagaaaccatatgaatgtaatgaatgtgggaaatccttcaGTCAGAAGACAAATCTGAATctacatcagagaattcatacaggggagaaaccctatatctgtaatgaatgtgggaagtcTTTTCGCCAGAAAGCAACTCTAACTGTACATCAGAAAATACATACAGGACAGAAATCTTATGAATGCCCtcagtgtgggaaagcctttagcAGGAAGTCATATCTCATTCATCAtcaaagaactcatacaggagagaaaccatataaatgtaatgaatgtgggaagtGCTTCCGCCAGAAGACAAATCTCATCGtacatcagagaactcacacaggGGAGAAACCCTATATTTGTAATGAGTGTGATAAGTCCTTCAGTTATAAGAGAAACCTCATTGTCCATCAGAGAACTCACAAGGGAGAAAACATAGAAATGCAATAAATGATGTGACTTCTTTGTAAACCCTTTCCAAGTTATTGTAaaactttagtttaaaaaaaaaagcatgctaaaacattttaataaggtAATTTTAATCACAAATGTAATAATAGTTAAAGTACCAACTACATAACTATCTACTGTTTACTAGCATATATAATGGGTATGATCATTGTTATTGAACTCTATCAGAAATGAAgctaatttttaagttttcaagttCTGTTgactcagtttattttttaaaaaagttttacatAATACATGCAGAGGCAAGAtacaaaatggtaataaaatcagtttttataaaagaaaatatgaaatatatttctcctTATGCTCTGGAATTAAAAAGTTGTTACTTCCCCAAAGATTACCATGTACCTGGCTTATAACGTCATGAAGTAGTCTTTGCATGTCTTTAAACTTTATGTATGTTTTATCATGTGTCATGAatttttttgtgtcttgtttcaCTCAACATTTTTAAGATTCACACATTATTGCATGTGGCAGcaatgtgttcattttcattctctttactcttcattttaaaatataccatatttatCCTCTTGATGGATATtggtattttttataattttgtgttataataaaaatactgctataaatgctataaatattcatgtgtgtgtgtatttctgttaATCTTATATTAAGATGAATTACTCAGTCCAAGGGTATATGCAAGTTTCTTCAGCTATGGTAGATAACTGCCAGACATCTCAGACCTTTCTGACTATGAGTTGATTCACTTTGGAGAGTAACAGCTCTGACTGTAAGCAATGTGGAGAAAGGTCTTTTAGCAGTCATCCAACTGGAGAATTCTAAAAAAATCCATATAGTGTTATAATTGTAAGAAGACTGTTAGTCATGAGTATATGaatgtaagaaattttaaaaagactctttAGCTGTGGCTTAAACCTTACACAAAACCAGAGAATTCATATTGGAGGGAGCCCTACAGTTGTCACGATTATAGGGATACTTTTAGCCATAACTTACACCTTATTCAACATCAAAGAATTCATACTAGAGAAAGGGAGACCAAGAAGTGACATAGATGAGTAAAATTTGGGAGAATAAGTCACTGTAGACAGAATTATGAAATAGATATATAAGTAAGCCTTTATACCTTGATTTTTCTCAGGAAGTGTGGGTCTCTGAACTTCTCAAATGAAAAAtcactggaggggcacctgggtggctcagttggttaagtgtctgccttgggctcagataataatcccagggtcccgagatcgattcccgcatcgggctccctgctcagcagggagcctgcttctccctctcctccccacttgtggtctctgttgctctctctctctctcaagaaaaaaataaaatcttttaaaaaggagaaaaatcactggAGAGATTGTGATGTTTGAGAATTGGAAATCTGCTAAAACAATAACATCTATAGCATCTTTTCTGTGAAAATAGTAAATTCAGCAGCACCTTGAACAGTGTTACTGAAAGCCCCTgattatttataacatatatttactGTATACACTGTTACTCTGTATAATAAAATGCAGTGGAAATTTAAATAagcttcccctgccccccaattGAGGCCGTCTGTCTTACAGAAAGGGACGGCAATTGCCAGTGGATAATAAATGGAAACATGCTTGTCCAGGGCTTGCAGATaacttgagagaaaaaaaaagtgggtgatAAGGAAATTCCGACATGATAAGAATTCAGACTTGAGAGGGTCATAGAAAATATAATGCCTTGTCTGGCCAGACAGAACATTGTGGAATTTAGCctttacaaataattatttatgcTTACTGGGAATGGGGTCTTTTgaggtttggggtttgttttgttttttgagtgtggGCAGTTTGAACatactagaataaaataaataggtaagtTATAGGGTCTGTATTCATAAATATGAGAATCTAGTAATTGTTTCATTTGAATAAATCTATATTTGTATATGAATAAATACTATTATATGCTAACAATTGGCAATTAACAAAAGAATTATACTCACAACTGAGGATGTAAGCCTATCCTTTTTCCTGGGTATGTAGTGAGTGGGGAGGTAGTGGTACAACTGAATCTGTTCTAGCCTCAACCAACCAAAGATGTTGGGAATGTGTGAGTCACTTTTTCTTGGATAGTCTActctcatttgtttcttctctcctatGCATTTCTGTGcctgtcataaaaataaattatctagcATTCCTACATGTGCTATCCTGCCTCCTGGTTTACTAATTATGTCCTGAAATAgccatgttttgttttcagtaGAGCATTGTATGCATATACTTATTGCTATACATAGTAcataaaattcatgttttataGGTCTTGTGTATGAGGTACTAGAAAATCTGGTGTACTAACGGACAGTGTTTTAAATGGctaaacttaaaaatacaattacgAACTCACAGATGACTAGGCTGTTTTCTTACCtactagaacttccagtatagGAGGTTATATAAACAAGTCAAAAGTATTTGTATAGTCATCATTGGGAACCTCTACATATTTATGCTCTTAACTGTTTTCCAAGATCTCCTGCAATTTCTACTCTCCTATCATAGTTACTATACCCACCAAAATATATATCACTTATAGGAGGGGATGGAATGGAGTATTATTAGAAGAGACACATTGCTACTGTATTcattataatgaaaacattaaaaacaggtAGGCCAGTCCCAGACTCCTTTGGTACCCTAGGACAAACAGCAAATATCCTAAACctatatttcacattttacatttccctTACTCCCAATCCTATAGTAAGCCCTCCTCATGCAAATCTGTGGGATGTAATATATCTCAGTTGGCTAAAGAGGGAAGGGGCAAAAAAGATACTATGCAAATGTTTGTCCACAAAATGTTACCCACTTGAAGTGTCCCTGCAAAAATTCAAAGAAGTGGCAGAAGCGAAGTTTTCTgtatgatttttctgtttttaaatgtataatttttaacttttccatttaaaatcaagtccattcaatttaattttgtaaGTGTGCTACTTTATAAATATACTgcaattttcttgttttaacCACCAAATTTGTGATGATTTTTATGGTAGCTCCAGGACattaatacagattttggtaccaGGAAATGGGGCTCTGCTAAAACAAacacctaaaaatgtggaagtgcaTTTTGGCAATGGGTAGAGGCTGGAAGAATTTTAAGCCACATGATAGAAAAGCCTAGATTGCCTTAAACAGACTGTTAGGCTTAGGGATGGTAAGGTGTAGGCTCAGGAGGAAAAGAGCAAGATTGAGAAAGCTATTTTCTTAGAGGATACATATATCCTCATGAGGAGAATGTTActacaaatattaacatttaatagtgtttctggtgagggctcaaaagaaaatgagaaaactattaCTGGAAACTGGTGGAAAGATAATTCGTATTACATAGCAGAAAACTTGGCTGAATTGTGTTTTATAGTTGTGTGAAAAGCAAACTTGTAAGTGATGAATTTGAATACTTGGCTGAGGAAATTTCCAAGGAAAATGTTGAAGGTGGGACCTGGTGTATTCTTGctgcttatagtaaaatgtgaaagaaaagagaaattgaggaagtaACTATTATGCAAAAAGGAACCACAGTCTGGTTATTTGGGGGAATTAGCCTATCCAAACTGCAAAGGATGCTGAAATTAGG
Encoded proteins:
- the LOC110590097 gene encoding LOW QUALITY PROTEIN: zinc finger protein 567 (The sequence of the model RefSeq protein was modified relative to this genomic sequence to represent the inferred CDS: inserted 2 bases in 2 codons; substituted 1 base at 1 genomic stop codon), translating into MAQSSVSFKDVTVDFTREEWQHLDPAQKTLYMDVMLENYCHLISVGCHMTKPDVILKLERGEEPWTSFTGHACLEENWKEEDFLVKFKEHQDKFSRSVVFINHKKLIKENSNAYEKTFTLSKNPINSKNLPPQYDTHGKILKNVSELIISNLSPARKRLSEYNGYGKSLLSAKVETAQPGVKSHNQRGRAVSHNEVLMQYHKVETPAQSFGYNDCEKAFLKKGGLITHNRAHRRENPSEYNKRRRATNIEKKHTCTECGKSFCRKSVLILHQGIHTEEKPYQCHQCGNSFRRKSYLIDHQRTHTGEKPFVCNECGKSFRLKTALTDHQRTHTGEKSYECPQCRNAFRLKSHLIRHQRTHTGEKPYECNDCGKSFRQKTTLSLHQRIHTGEKPYICKECGKSFHQKANLTVHQRTHTGEKPYICNECGKSFSQKTTLALHEKTHNEEKPYICNECGKSFRQKTTLVAHQRTHTGEKSYECPHCGKAFRMKSYLIDHHRTHTGEKPYECNECGKSFSQKTNLNLHQRIHTGEKPYICNECGKSFRQKATLTVHQKIHTGQKSYECPQCGKAFSRKSYLIHHQRTHTGEKPYKCNECGKCFRQKTNLIVHQRTHTGEKPYICNECDKSFSYKRNLIVHQRTHKGEKPFECNECGKDLRSXYLTKHHTAHSGEKSYKCKECGKSFDQIENLITHQKIHISEKPFGCNYCENAFIQKSSLIEHQKMHTGEKSYTCKECGKTFSRKSILTKHEKIHIGEKPFKCNECGTAVAXKQYLIKHHNIHTGEKPFECNKCGKSFSQIISLFVQVRIHTGVKSYDYEVCGKAFSQSSSLTVHTRSHTDEKPYGCNQCGKAFCXFSALALHVRTHTGEKPYQCRDCGKAFSQKSHHVRHQKIHTGEKLIECNECGKAFSRGSHLIQHQKTHTGEKPFECKECGKAFSRASHLVQHQRIHTGEKPYDCKECGKAFGRTSELILHQRLHTGVKPYECKECGKTFRQHSQLILHQRTHTGEKPYVCKDCGKAFIRGSQLTVHRRIHTGARPYQCKECGKAFRQHSQLTVHQRIHTGEKPYECKECGKGFIHSSEVTRHQRIHSGEKPYECKECGKAFRQHAQLTRHQRVHTGDRPYECKDCGKAFSRSSYLIQHQRIHTGDKPYECKECGKAFIRVSQLTHHQRIHTCEKPYQCRECGMAFIRSSQLTEHQRIHPGIKPYECRECGQAFILGSQLIEHYRIHTG